gttggtctgccatagtcaaaacaaaataaaataaaaaattccttccagtagcaccttaaagaccaactaagtttgttcttggtatgagctttcgtgtgcatgcacacttcttcagatacacttcagatacatgtgtatctgaagaagtgtgcatgcatacgaaagctcataccaagaacaaacttagttggtctctaaggtgctactggaagggattttttattttataaaatgaataaagcaGCTCTGTTGCCAAACACTGTTTGGGTGCAAGTAGACAGCATGGAAGTTCTTTCTGTGACAGTTAACCAAGGCCATTCATACAGGTCATTCATCATCCGATGCTACAGTCAACAAGGGACCAGAACACTGCTCAGGCTTAACCCCAAAGGCAACCCCAAAGCTTGGGGGCAGGCCAATTTTCTAGTGTTGAACCACAGCACCCTAGAAGCTGGGTTGCTGGATGAGACCTTCTGGGTGCTTACAccctaggagcctacacaacacaaaacacgtatgtaggttttattttatttgtttttttatcttatattttggaaatgtacatctagttttttccctttaatccccccccccaagagagtggggccctaagctatagcttgtttagcttatacgtaattGTGGCATTGGATCCGAGAACTGTGGGTGGCAAGATCGCCGCTCTTGGGACATTTCTGGCAGCCAAGGTTGCGCCATCTTTCTCTcctgacaccccaccccccccggCTCCCGAAGGCAGACCTGCTCACGGAGATGAAGTGCCACGTCTGTTTACACGCCAAATCTGCTCGTCAAGAGGCGCTAATGAAAAGAAATGGAGATGGCCTCACCAATGGCTCATTTGAGTCCTTAAGGCTATCAATCCCTCAGTGTAGCTTTGCATGGCTGTGAGAGGCTGAATGGACGGGAGCTGCCCGCTTATTTTGCGAAATATTCCACCCCTTGACCCCCTTTGTGTGTGAGGTGACTTGTTCCTTCTGCAGCATTTTGCCCAATTTTCTGAGGCAAAGCGAGTTCCTTTCTTCCCGTCTTGAAGAACCGAGGGAGAGTTTGAATGGAAGGAGATTAGATATGTAAGGAACCCACAAAACAGTCCAAATCAAcggagaggaggaggattcaTGTGTATCGCACCTGACAAGTGCACGGAGGGCATCAGCCGCATGACAAGCAAGGGGCAGACAGGTCCCTGCCCCCAAGGAGAATACAGTCCACGTGAGGACAATGGGAGAGAGCAGGCAAGGAGGCAACAAGAGGTAGGAGAGGGAGGGACAATCAAGGGAGGGGGTGAGCATCACAGAGAGGTGTGAAGGTTAGGGGAGGGACAGGTAACAATGAGGTGGAAATCACGCAAATCTGAGCCATCATCTCAGTCATAAGAAGAGCGTGTTgattcaggccaatggcccatctagactagaatcttgttctcacagtgaagaagggctttcttttatctgtcctgaatcttctaccATTCAGCTGCATTGAGTGCCCGCAAGTTTCAttgttatgagaaagggagatgATGGCATGTTTGGCTCAGTCATGAGGATCTGGTCCAGTGCTGGATGCTCTACCTagtgaataacaacaacaacaacaacaacaacaacaacaacaacaacaacaacaacaattgttgttgttgttgttgttgttgttgttgttgttgttgagtcgtttagtcgtgtccaactcttcatgaccccatggagcacAGCATGcccggcactcctgtcttccactgcctcccgcagtttggccaaactcatgttagcagcttcgagaacactgtccaaccatctcgtcctctgccgtccccttctccttgtgccctccatctttcccaacatcagggtcttttccagggagtcttctcttctcacaaggtggccaaagtattggagcctcagcttcaggatctgtccttccagtgagcactcagggctgatttccttcagaatggataggtttgatcttcttgcagtccatgggactctcaagagtctcctccagcaccacaattcaaaacaacaacaacaacaacaacaacaacaacaacaacaacaaattattatttataccttgcccatccagctgggtttccccagccactctgggcagcatccaactgaatattaaaaacacaacacagcattgaacattaaaaacttccctaaacagggctgccttcagatgttgtttaaaagtaagatagttgcttattgccttgacatctgatgggagggcgttccacagggcaggcaccaccaccgagaaggccctctgcctcattccctgtaacttcgcttctcgtagtgagggagccgccagaaggccctcagagctggacctcagtgtccgggatgaacgattagggtggagacactccttcaggtatactgagccgaggccatttagggctttaaaggtcagcaccaacactttgaacagGCTCCTAACTCCTTGGCTGAAAAGGGAGAGAGGGTCCCATTAATCTTATGAGAACCTTGGCTGTCACAGGGCAAGCCAGTGTCAGTAAGTCAAACAGTTCAAAGCTATAGTTAACCATGAAATCAGTTGCCGAGACCAAAACTCCCAGCCTCCCCACCGCCGTCAAAGTtgtctcctctccagggcttcttgcaagaaatcagagactgtgcctgcgtaTAGCCTGCCTTTGCTCTGGTCGTTTcacccctcttctggttctgggagacaggagggaggggagcttgtcccagcaggaagaggagacccCCATCCTTTAGCCTGATTGACCTCTGCCttttggcttccctcctcccactgtcctgcttcagcttctgattctggacttctctctgccacagacgcTCCAAGCTCACTAACCCCTcttgccccttcagcttctgacatctcctcttcccagtcttctccctctgaccgctcATCATTGCCCCAGGCTCTAagcctttccccttcttcttccccaacTGGTTCCTCCCTCCATTCCTCCACCAGTCCATGGCATTGGCATTCTGCACCTCAGAAGAAGTTTCTCCTGCAGTGAAAAGCAGGAATAAGCAAAAGCCCACAAAGCTTATGGCCTTGAAGAGTGGGAAGCAGGTAAACCTCATTAGCTAAAGAGGCTAGTTGTACTTTGGCCGGGGACTTCTGGTCCCCAGGGGGTTTCTATTGTGGAGTTGGCCTCTGGCTGCCTCTGCTGCAAGCGCATTAGTCCGATGCTCCTGCGAGCATGTCTTATTTCATCTTGCATTGCCAGGCGATTTGGCCATCTCTAGGCTTCATGCAGCAGGATTCTCCCAGCGCCTGCCAGTTTACTTCCCAGGTTCCTGCATCGCCATAAATCCTCACAACTTTCCTGTGCTTTGGGTATTCTCCTGATATCTGCCAGACAGACTTTCAGTACTGGACCGCTGGTGGGACGTGCAGGAGTCAAGACTGTGCTGCCTGGAGAGACCCCAAATTGACTCTTGCCACAGAAATAAGCTCACTAATTGATTTTAGGCAAGGCCTGCTCCTTTCTCTTAGCCTCAGTCTTCACATCTGCAATATGGGTGTGGCAATGCCAGCTTACATTTACATGGTTGTTGTAAAGGTTTTTGAGATGGAATGggtgtgaagtgctttgaacttCCTAAAGAAAGGTGGGGGGTTAATTCTGGGCATCAGGCGATAGTTGAACTTTGATGTCCGTCCTTAACTGTTGACATGCAATTAACAACTGGGGGCATTTGATAACTGACCTGCAATGATTCTCAGCATTCGTGGCTGGTTCTTGCCAACTCATAACATTTGGTTTCCATTTCAGCCTCAGTCCAAGGCCGAACGCAAACCCAGGCTGAGGAGAGACTCTTCAAGCACCTTTTCAATGCATACAACAAGTGGTCCAGGCCAGTCCCCAATACCTCTGATGTCGTTATTGTCAGGTTCGGGCTGTCCATTGCTCAGCTGATTGACGTGGTATGTGTCCCAAACAGTGTCTGTTCACTCATCTCGCTGCTctttgcaaagaaaaagaaaagaaaaaagaaaaagcagctttCCCTTTAGTGATATTGGAAGAGGCAATGTGAAAATGGAGTGTGGGcgggagaggggaaaaaagaccTACCCATTCAGAGTGAGGGTAGGAAAACCCTCGCTCTGAACTGGCTTCGTGATGTCCTGCAGGCCAATCTGATGTatgtgttatatatattttttctagatGACTATGCACTTTGCTGCATAAAAGCGTTATGTGTTGGGGTAGATATGAACTGAAGAAACTGCATCTGGCTGCAGTTGACAGGAAAAGGACACAGAGAGGTTGCCCTTCAGATGGAAAGCAAGGCCAGTTTGAAGTGGTTACCTTGTTCTCAGATATCAAGAAGCAGGTTGTAGATCTCCTCACTCTGGTTTAAGAGGAGTACATGTGTGAACACAAACATAGGGAGTTGCATTCTACTAAACCAGACCCTTGGCCCCTCTATTCCAGTATTGACTATGTATTCACTGGTCTTCCACTTGTTCTGACACGTATTGGCTAGTCTTCCTTGGAGATCCTGGCTCCTCCTGCATCCAAAGCAGCTGTTCTGCCACTGACCCTTTGGCTGAGCATAGGGTCCCGATACCATTGCAATATCTCCCTTTTTTCAGGCCTGGGTATAGTGAGCCGATATGAAATACACAAAATCTTGAAAAACTCTGAAGTATGaactataaaaatatattaatgtatATTATACCGACAAATTGACTGAAAGTAAcataacttagaatcatagaatcctaaagttggaagagaccacaggggccatccagtccaaccccctgccaagcaggaaacaccatcaaagcattcctggtggatggctgtcaagcctccgcttcaagacctccaaagaaggagactccaccacactccttggcagcaaatcccactgctgaacggctctcactgtcaggaagttcttcctaatgtttaggtggaatcttctttcttgtagtttgaatccattgctccgtgtccgcttctctggagcagcagaagacaacctttcaccctcctctatatgacatccttttctatatttgaacatggctatcatatcaccccttaaccttctcttctccaggctaaacatacccagctccctaagccgttcctcataaggcatcgtttccaggcctttcaccattttggttgccctcttctggacttAACACATATCTACAAGTATCTCCTCAAAGGCATAGCCTATGGCATACTTTCCAAACATAATCTACTCTTAAAGTGCAAAAGTTCAATATGCAATACTATGTGCTGTAGAGTGATTGTACAATGAATGCTCATAGATATGGTGTATACAGCAAAGTCCCTCAGACGTGGAGGACAAATGAGGACTTTTGCACTTTAAGAGTTGATTATATTTGGAAAGTATGCCATAGGCTATGCCTTTGAGGAGATACTTGTAGATATGTGTTAAGTTATGTTACTTTCAGTCAATTTGTTGGTATGATATACATGAATATATTTTCATAGTTCATACTTCAGAGTttttcacggttttgtgtatttcatattgGGTTATTATTTCGTGATTGTCTGTTGGTTTTTGCGCTGGGTATAGTGAGAGCGGAGGACTCTGGTCCCAGATGACCTCTTTAATTAACATTCACCTGAATTTCTTTGTGGGGAGGTTACATAATGTGGCCTGGAGCaacggtccccccccccaccttcaggtGCATTCCCCCATAATTTCCcttgctgcagaaaaggcctttaTGGCTTTTTTTTGGAACAGGCTTTGATGCACAGGTGCCAAATCCACTTCAATGTTGCAACCTGAATTGGCTGGTTTGTGatttacagtagtaccttggttctcaaacttaatccgttccggaagtccgttccaaaaccaaggcgcgctttcccatagaaagtaatgcaaaacgggtTAATTCggtccagacttttaaaaacaacccttcaaacagcaatttaacatgaattttactatctaacgagaccactgatctataaaatgaaagcaatgtacagtcaatgttctgtactataaaataaatcagacagtattgtagatgataaaaattaaaatgattatttttttcttacctgcactgatgatagtcattgtttggatgaggcgcttttatccatttccgcagtcacacaatcaatcaatcaatcaatcaatcagtcagtcagtagctgaactggattcctcacagtcacaaaaacaaatgaaccgaaaaagcctcaaaaacaaaaacgcaaaataaataggaaaaacaaaagcaacaaacttaatccgttctggaagtccgtttgacttccgaaatgttcgaaaaccaaggcgaagcttctgattggtgcaggcgcctcggaaacaatagctgacagccgtgttggatgttcggcttccaaaaaacgttcagaaaccggaacacacacttctgggttttcggcgtttgggaaccaaggtgtttgagaaccaagttaccactgtaatcCCATCCACAAAATAGAGACAGCAGCTTCTGTTTGCACCTTTGCGTTTCATTCaagcaacctctctctctctctctctctctctctctctctctctcatcatcatcatcatcatctgcaaaTCTAGGATGAGAAGAATCAAATGATGACCACCAACGTTTGGCTCAAGCAGGTAAAgcaggatgggagttggaggcagggagCACAACGCAAACTCTAGCAACGTTCTGGGGGTGTAGAGgaggaagggacccaagggtcttcttctccaaccctttgcaatgcaggaatgaagaTATAGTGTATTTCTCTGTGTataagacttttaaaaattaggcaaaaattgggtcTCGTCTTACACATGGATAGTTAATGCAGAAGGGGGGCATGTGATCAATGGCAGCatcaagcaggagattggcagcggcgattgggcgggtgattggtggctgcggcaaggcctgctggcgattggctgtggctgtggcaattgggcaggcgattggtggctgcggcaagtgggtgggtgggctgttgtTGGCGGAgagcgggcagacaattggcggctgtggcaagcgatcggcAGTGGGGGGGCAGGTGGGCGAGCGATTAGTGGAAGTGACCCCCCCCACCagaaaaagctaaacaacttaatttcttaattttttggttttaaaaaaataggggtcgtcttatacacgggaaaatacggtactctaACACCGAGCCCAACACAGGGTTTACTTTTTGCCAGTTCTTATTCAAGGGTCTCGCAATGCAACTTGGTGTCAAATAAGGAACTGGAAGCAAGCCCTGtaggtaaagcatgagactccgaatcgcagggttgtgggttcgagtcccacgttgagcaaaagatcCCCGCATTCTAGGAGACTGGACTAAACGACCTTTGTGGTCCCTGTCAGCTCTATAGATCAACAATTCTACGATTAACTTCAGCCTTGTACAGATGGTCCCCTAGACCCCCACGCCTTGAAGATTCCAGCCATGGCCTGGGGGTCCTAAGCTAAGAGCTGTTACCTCTTATGAAGGTTGGCATTAAGGCTGCAAGACTGAATTCAaaaggactttcttctgagtagacatagttaggcGTTGCAGCCTTAGTCCACTAAAACAgtgttaattaatttatttttttaataattaagAAAGTTAataaatggaaagaagataaagtccctaccagagaaaaatggcagaTTAAGGTGATGGATtgtgccgaaatggctaaaatgactgaaagaatcagaaatcaggaagaccaaaattttaataaggaatggggggaaattataacttattatcataaaagatgcagaaagaaattattaacaataggacccacaaaggggaggagggaagtccaagagattctttggaatcttgtttctatgttgtacGTTTGATATGTGACTGCaaagttttaatctgaaaaacaaaacaaaaaaagtatcaAAAAAGTGAGAAAGTTGATAAATGTGTGCTTCAATGTGAAGAATATGCACATCTTGGAAGTGAATAATGAGCCCAGGATCGTTTCCTTGCCACCAGGAATGGAATGACTACAAGCTGCAGTGGAACCCGGTGGATTTTGACAACGTCACTTCCATCCGAGCACCTTCAGAGATGATCTGGATCCCAGACATTGTGCTGTACAACAAGTAGGTGGAGAGGGGAAGCAGCTCATTGATTCAACAACGCCCACGGGATTGTTGATTCAAAATATGCCACGGGAAGTCCTTGCccatgcagcacatggttaaactatggaactcactgccacaggagttagtgatggccacaaacccaggtggctttaaaagaggaagagccaaattcatggaggaggagagggctatggataGCTATTGGAGGgagaaatgcttctgaagaccagtttctggaaaccacaggagggggaaagcGCTCTTGCGCTCGGATTCAGCTCACGGGTTTCCCCATCATGGGCATCTggtctgtgagaacaggattctggacgaGATGAGCCAATGTTCTTAAGTGTTCGCGCAGGGGGATTAATCTGAGAAAGGCCTCAGCAGGAGTAGCTCAGCACCAGTCAAGCACAtgagaaaagtcctgctggatcaggccaatggaccctctagtccagcacccaCACAGATGCCataaagggaagcctgcaagctggacccaACACTGTGGGAaggttcagggatgcaggagaggatatattgttcaattaaacactttccaacttgtgttaacaagttctacaatttagcagagcaacattcccctttttaagcTTGTGTAGTGGATAGCGCTTGCCAGGCTTgtataagcctctaaaataagtgtCCTTggtaaaagtataaaaagagtttactcactcacattctgttcacagatggatcccagaaggcagacttaagttacaaaagtaatatacctggaatctatcccataaagagatagtccctttgtcctctcttggctggaagctggaagctaagagagcatcttaggctaagcagatgttgcttcttcaatGAATGtagttgagagagaaagagagagagagagagagagagagagagagagagagagagagagagatggctgtcTTGCCCTGTGCTTTTGTCATTACCTGCATAAGGAAGGCCATGCTAtctctggtcacatgtagaggaagccTGTCCAAGCTcagaaggaaacaggaagtttaccTGCTGGCTGGACAAACATTTCTCCCCATGTGTAAACATGTttactctaggaatgttgtacttgactgctctgtgttttacatcccacaaacacCAGAGCATTGTGCACACTTCAGCATTGGCCTTAGTGGGGTTTGGAGAACATGTGGCGCACGCAGCTCTGTCATTGGCGGACCTTGGTCATATGCCGTCCTGTGTGAGGCTGTTTCATGCTCTTCCCACCAGCCCTCGCACCGTCAACTTAAgccaggctttggaaaggagtCACAAGGCTCTGGAAGAGCACTAGAGCCCTCCGACCTCCTTCCAAAAGCTAGGCAAGCGCTGTGGTCTTGGggttgccgattggaaggttggcggttcgaatcaccacgatggggtgagatcccgttcctctgtcccagctcctgccaacctagcagtttgaaagcacgtcacagtagaagtagataaataggtaccgctccggcgggaaggtaaacggcatttctgtgcgctctggtttctctcacggtgtcccgttgcgccagaagcggtttagtcctgctggccacatgacccagaaaagctgtctgtggccaaacaccggctcccttggcctgaaaacaagatgagcactgcaaccccagagtcgcctttgacttaaccatccaggggtcctttaccttttaccttaagtGTATACTAGTCTCTGAGAAGTCGCACTCCTCAGCTCTGTGCCCAGTGCAACCCACAACTCGCATTGCCCTAAATCTGCATCTTCAATTACCGGtacttacaaacacacacacacacacaccaaaaacctgTCGCCAGGGTCAGATGCCTCACTCTGCAATTTTTCATTTTGCTTGGGTTGAAAATGTCACATACCACCTCAATTCAGAGTGCGGTGGATGGTGTGGCTTTCTGGGGTGTGTGGGCGTGGCAACtccgctttttaaaaatgtgtgagaAATGCAGTACTGTATCCTTCATCGAAGGACAGCCTTGTGGGGAGATGCTCAGTCTGTGCACATGGAAGATGTACCTGCTGTTATGACTTCTTGCACAAACAGTGTCCCAATAATGGCTTCGTTCCATTGGCTGGTGTTCTGCTGCCACCCAGTGGTACTTTGGAAAATATTTCAGGCCAAAGGGGACTTCTCCATCTGTCTTCTATCCACCGCAGCGGAAGGCCCAAAGGAAACCACATCAAAAGTCCCAGCAAAGGTCGGTTAAATAAACAGCACCCTCCATATCTACTAGGCTAGTCATCACTTTAGCAAAGAAACAAGTGGGGTTAATCGCTGGGTGTTTGGTTGCCAAGAATACCAATagcaacattttattatttatagcttacccatctgggtgggtttccccagccactctgggcagcttccagaacatataataaaatgtcaaacattaaaaactacctgatatggggctgccttcagatgtcttctagtaaaggtaaaggtaaagggaccccagatcattaggtccagtcatgtccaactctggggttgcggcgctcatctcgctgtactggccgagggagccggcgtagagcttccgggtcatgtggccagcatgactaagccgcttctggcgaaccggagcagcgcacagaaacgccgtttaccttcccactggagcagtacctatttatctacttgcacttgacgtgctttcgaactgctaggtgggcaggagctgggaccgcacaacgggagctcactccatcgcagggatttgaaccgccgaccttctgatcagcaagccctaggctctgtggtttaacccacagtgccacccgcgtcttctaaagttgtgtaattctttatttccttgacatcggattggagggcgttccacagggcgggtgccactactgagaaggccctctgcctgtttccctgtaactttaaaggtcagcaccaacgctttgaattgtgctcagaaacatactgggagccagtgaagatcctttaggactggtgttatagtgtcccggcggccgctccccgcccccagtctagctgccacattgaAGTATAAGCCAAGAAAGGATAGGAAgaatgaaatgaagaaagaaatgaagaGCAGATTAAGTATGGTATATAAGGCAGCAGGGAATTGCTTGTGTGGGGGGAATCATGATTTTAAGGAGATGTAGAATTGCTTAGAAAAGTTTATAAATTGGATTTTGTGTTAAGTTTATAAAACCAATCGCAATCATATGTTAGAAGTAATAGATTTCCCACCCCCATAACCCCTCTCTCcgtgggatgtaacataagcagtcaagtacaatatTTCCTGTTTCCTAGAGTGTAAAcgcaggggaatgttgctccagccaggaggatttcctgtcacacctggtctggagcatccgcCCCCCCTCTGTGTGACCAAGTAGGTGGGTGTGACCCTGGAGGACCCTATAAAAGGGCTGGTCATgcagccatctccccccccccttcgatTTATTCCATCttgatgtattttgctgtctgctggctctcagccagcagcatatGGGCTCGTTTCCCTACATGGGATGAACCCACTCTCttttctgtaactacaagctaatgCCTGCCTTCTGGGaacctactgtgaactgaatgtgagtaaacttcttattacctttaaaagaagactgttgtgtctttattctttttaagatggATTAAAGGGGAATTTACCAGGATCAAACCCAacctggacaagccagattgggttgcttaagtaaagagattcaaatgaatctcttgcttaagtaaagagattcaaatgaatctatcaactagcttcctgcaatatacTGGAGAATGTACTATGCTACCGACTCACTAGCGTgtgtgaggaaggataatatttaatcaatatattcctcctactatccacaaccaTCACACACTCTCCTCTCCATTGCTCCTTCAGTGCCGACGGGGAGTTTGCCGTGACGCACATGACGAAGGCACACCTCTTCTCCAACGGCAGCGTGAAGTGGACCCCCCCGGCCATCTACAAGAGCTCCTGCAGCATCGACGTCACCTTCTTCCCCTTCGACCAGCAGAACTGCAAGATGAAGTTCGGCTCGTGGACGTACGACAAAGCCAAGATTGACCTGGAGAGCATGGAGCGGCAGGTGGACCTCAAGGACTACTGGGAGAGCGGCGAGTGGGCCATCATCCACGCCGTGGGCACCTACAACACCAAGAAGTACGACTGCTGCACTGAGATCTACCCCGACATCACGTACAGCTTCGTCATCCGGCGCCTTCCCCTCTTCTACACCATCAACCTCATCATCCCCTGCCTCCTCATCTCTTGCTTGACCGTCCTGGTCTTCTACCTGCCCTCCGACTGTGGGGAGAAGATCACCCTCTGCATCTCCGTCCTCCTGTCCCtcactgtcttcctcctcctgatCACCGAGATCATCCCGTCCACCTCCCTGGTCATCCCTCTGATCGGAGAGTACCTCCTCTTCACCATGATCTTCGTGACGCTCTCCATCGTCATCACGGTCTTCGTCCTCAACGTCCACCACCGCTCGCCCAGCACCCACAAGCTGCCCCAGTGGGTCCGTGCCGTCTTCCTGGACTTCATCCCCAGGTGGCTCTTCATGAAGAGGCCCCCGGTGCTGACGGCGGGGCTCAGGGTGGCCAGCGAAGAGGTGATCGGGCAGTACGATGCCCCTCCGGCAAATCTGAGCACGTCCCGGTGCTGGCTGGAGACGGACGTGGACGAGAAGTGGAACGAagaagatgacagcagtggcagcagcgaggagaggaggaggaccggccgcctgcccctccaaggcACCTGCCCCCACCATTGCCTCCAGTACCGTTACACCTGCGCCCGGCACCTGGGGAGGGGCTTCG
Above is a window of Lacerta agilis isolate rLacAgi1 chromosome 3, rLacAgi1.pri, whole genome shotgun sequence DNA encoding:
- the CHRNA2 gene encoding neuronal acetylcholine receptor subunit alpha-2; this translates as MPPKHSRMHCTCLELPGTRSASRLALLVLRRPVEPLASVQGRTQTQAEERLFKHLFNAYNKWSRPVPNTSDVVIVRFGLSIAQLIDVDEKNQMMTTNVWLKQEWNDYKLQWNPVDFDNVTSIRAPSEMIWIPDIVLYNNADGEFAVTHMTKAHLFSNGSVKWTPPAIYKSSCSIDVTFFPFDQQNCKMKFGSWTYDKAKIDLESMERQVDLKDYWESGEWAIIHAVGTYNTKKYDCCTEIYPDITYSFVIRRLPLFYTINLIIPCLLISCLTVLVFYLPSDCGEKITLCISVLLSLTVFLLLITEIIPSTSLVIPLIGEYLLFTMIFVTLSIVITVFVLNVHHRSPSTHKLPQWVRAVFLDFIPRWLFMKRPPVLTAGLRVASEEVIGQYDAPPANLSTSRCWLETDVDEKWNEEDDSSGSSEERRRTGRLPLQGTCPHHCLQYRYTCARHLGRGFVELVRRPATKTETLTSSEQGLQLSPSILKALEGVHYIANHLRAEDADFSVKEDWKYVAMVIDRMFLWMFVIVCLLGTIGLFLPPFLAGMI